The following are encoded together in the Scomber japonicus isolate fScoJap1 chromosome 20, fScoJap1.pri, whole genome shotgun sequence genome:
- the LOC128380866 gene encoding hyaluronan-binding protein 2-like isoform X2, whose translation MLTAGLLLIGLSVLSVHGFETILDAIYIDYGDDYTTDSPSLNVELSDWLFDLLDESNVCDPNPCFSGGSCQSKSETNFTCSCPEPYMGKRCQKVRNVCENIRCGHGDCVVNLKKPPFYECKCKPPYQGPDCKTLPTSPCEPNPCQNGASCICGNRRFRCACTNGYTGKFCETAPTDCYEGNGETYRGMVSTTDDGLDCLDWHSNIILMNGEDPFTMYSDFTGLEFNNHCRNPDGDERPWCFFKNKKGRLSWEYCKVKKCSAPVPPTPVQPDPAGPAQFSQCGLTPFPTRTSRIFGGSKAFPGSLPWQASVQVRPKGFTNEFVHFCGGILLSSCWVLTAAHCIDSLYEYQVVLGGVNIHRDEDMDQTIPVVETIIHEDYRDAASALFNDIALLKLKVTDSPYCAKETRFVKAACLPDEPFPPGKECVISGWGATETKSHSSQLLKARVLLISKERCNGPHVYSNRLDGSMMCAGTLQGGIDSCQGDSGGPLVCEQNDISYIAGVVSWGDGCGEKNKPGVYANVHTFIDWIKSKIN comes from the exons ATGTTGACCGCAGGACTCCTCCTCATTGGCCTCAGTGTACTGAGCGTTCATGGATTTGAAACGATT CTGGACGCCATAT ACATTGATTATGGAGATGACTACACCACAGACTCACCTAGCCTTAATGTTGAATTATCTGACTGGTTGTTTGACCTCCTGGATGAGTCCA aTGTTTGTGATCCAAATCCTTGCTTCTCTGGTGGATCATGCCAAAGTAAATCTGAGACAAATTTCACATGTTCATGTCCTGAACCTTACATGGGCAAGAGGTGTCAAAAAG tgaGAAACGTTTGTGAGAATATCAGATGTGGTCATGGTGACTGTGTCGTCAACCTAAAGAAGCCCCCATTTTATGAGTGCAAGTGCAAGCCTCCCTACCAAGGCCCAGACTGCAAGACAT TGCCGACGTCTCCCTGTGAACCCAATCCTTGCCAGAATGGAGCCTCTTGCATTTGTGGAAACCGCAGATTCCGCTGTGCTTGCACGAATGGATACACTGGGAAATTCTGTGAAACTG CACCCACTGACTGTTATGAGGGAAATGGAGAGACTTACAGAGGTATGGTCAGTACAACAGACGATGGGTTGGACTGTCTGGACTGGCATTCCAATATCATTTTGATGAATGGGGAAGATCCTTTCACCATGTACTCCGACTTCACTGGACTGGAATTTAACAACCACTGCAG GAACCCAGATGGGGATGAGAGGCCCTggtgtttctttaaaaataaaaaaggcaggCTGAGCTGGGAATACTGCAAAGTCAAGAAGTGCTCTG CTCCAGTTCCACCCACGCCTGTTCAGCCAGATCCTGCAGGCCCTGCCCAGTTCTCCCAGTGTGGGTTAACCCCCTTTCCTACTCGCACCAGCAGGATTTTTGGTGGTAGCAAAGCTTTCCCCGGTAGCCTCCCCTGGCAGGCGTCCGTGCAGGTCAGACCTAAAGGCTTCACAAATGAGTTTGTCCACTTCTGTGGTGGtatcctcctctcatcctgcTGGGTCCTAACAGCTGCTCACTGCAT tgattcGCTTTATGAATACCAAGTGGTGTTGGGTGGAGTGAACATACATAGAGATGAGGACATGGACCAGACCATCCCAGTGGTAGAAACAATTATCCACGAGGACTATAGAGATGCTGCCTCTGCTCTCTTCAATGACATTG CTCTGCTTAAACTCAAAGTTACCGACAGCCCTTACTGTGCCAAGGAAACTCGCTTTGTGAAGGCCGCGTGTCTACCAGATGAGCCCTTCCCACCCGGAAAAGAGTGTGTGATCTCTGGATGGGGAGCCACTGAAACAA AGAGCCACAGCAGCCAGCTGTTGAAAGCTCGTGTTCTCCTGATCTCAAAAGAGCGATGCAATGGTCCTCATGTCTACAGTAACAGACTGGACGGCAGTATGATGTGTGCAGGGACTTTACAGGGCGGCATCGACTCCTGTCAG GGTGACTCAGGCGGCCCGTTGGTGTGTGAGCAAAATGACATAAGCTACATCGCTGGTGTGGTGAGCTGGGGCGATGGCTGTGGTGAGAAGAACAAGCCTGGTGTCTACGCCAACGTCCACACATTTATCGACTGGATTAAAAGCAAGATCAACTGA
- the LOC128380866 gene encoding hyaluronan-binding protein 2-like isoform X1 — protein sequence MQVDDFLVEGGIPLKRNLTVKFSSVVVSFQLDAIYIDYGDDYTTDSPSLNVELSDWLFDLLDESNVCDPNPCFSGGSCQSKSETNFTCSCPEPYMGKRCQKVRNVCENIRCGHGDCVVNLKKPPFYECKCKPPYQGPDCKTLPTSPCEPNPCQNGASCICGNRRFRCACTNGYTGKFCETAPTDCYEGNGETYRGMVSTTDDGLDCLDWHSNIILMNGEDPFTMYSDFTGLEFNNHCRNPDGDERPWCFFKNKKGRLSWEYCKVKKCSAPVPPTPVQPDPAGPAQFSQCGLTPFPTRTSRIFGGSKAFPGSLPWQASVQVRPKGFTNEFVHFCGGILLSSCWVLTAAHCIDSLYEYQVVLGGVNIHRDEDMDQTIPVVETIIHEDYRDAASALFNDIALLKLKVTDSPYCAKETRFVKAACLPDEPFPPGKECVISGWGATETKSHSSQLLKARVLLISKERCNGPHVYSNRLDGSMMCAGTLQGGIDSCQGDSGGPLVCEQNDISYIAGVVSWGDGCGEKNKPGVYANVHTFIDWIKSKIN from the exons ATGCAGGTTGATGATTTTTTAGTGGAAGGAGGGATACCCTTAAAAAGAAATCTCACTGTTAAGTTTTCTTCTGTGGTTGTGTCGTTTCAGCTGGACGCCATAT ACATTGATTATGGAGATGACTACACCACAGACTCACCTAGCCTTAATGTTGAATTATCTGACTGGTTGTTTGACCTCCTGGATGAGTCCA aTGTTTGTGATCCAAATCCTTGCTTCTCTGGTGGATCATGCCAAAGTAAATCTGAGACAAATTTCACATGTTCATGTCCTGAACCTTACATGGGCAAGAGGTGTCAAAAAG tgaGAAACGTTTGTGAGAATATCAGATGTGGTCATGGTGACTGTGTCGTCAACCTAAAGAAGCCCCCATTTTATGAGTGCAAGTGCAAGCCTCCCTACCAAGGCCCAGACTGCAAGACAT TGCCGACGTCTCCCTGTGAACCCAATCCTTGCCAGAATGGAGCCTCTTGCATTTGTGGAAACCGCAGATTCCGCTGTGCTTGCACGAATGGATACACTGGGAAATTCTGTGAAACTG CACCCACTGACTGTTATGAGGGAAATGGAGAGACTTACAGAGGTATGGTCAGTACAACAGACGATGGGTTGGACTGTCTGGACTGGCATTCCAATATCATTTTGATGAATGGGGAAGATCCTTTCACCATGTACTCCGACTTCACTGGACTGGAATTTAACAACCACTGCAG GAACCCAGATGGGGATGAGAGGCCCTggtgtttctttaaaaataaaaaaggcaggCTGAGCTGGGAATACTGCAAAGTCAAGAAGTGCTCTG CTCCAGTTCCACCCACGCCTGTTCAGCCAGATCCTGCAGGCCCTGCCCAGTTCTCCCAGTGTGGGTTAACCCCCTTTCCTACTCGCACCAGCAGGATTTTTGGTGGTAGCAAAGCTTTCCCCGGTAGCCTCCCCTGGCAGGCGTCCGTGCAGGTCAGACCTAAAGGCTTCACAAATGAGTTTGTCCACTTCTGTGGTGGtatcctcctctcatcctgcTGGGTCCTAACAGCTGCTCACTGCAT tgattcGCTTTATGAATACCAAGTGGTGTTGGGTGGAGTGAACATACATAGAGATGAGGACATGGACCAGACCATCCCAGTGGTAGAAACAATTATCCACGAGGACTATAGAGATGCTGCCTCTGCTCTCTTCAATGACATTG CTCTGCTTAAACTCAAAGTTACCGACAGCCCTTACTGTGCCAAGGAAACTCGCTTTGTGAAGGCCGCGTGTCTACCAGATGAGCCCTTCCCACCCGGAAAAGAGTGTGTGATCTCTGGATGGGGAGCCACTGAAACAA AGAGCCACAGCAGCCAGCTGTTGAAAGCTCGTGTTCTCCTGATCTCAAAAGAGCGATGCAATGGTCCTCATGTCTACAGTAACAGACTGGACGGCAGTATGATGTGTGCAGGGACTTTACAGGGCGGCATCGACTCCTGTCAG GGTGACTCAGGCGGCCCGTTGGTGTGTGAGCAAAATGACATAAGCTACATCGCTGGTGTGGTGAGCTGGGGCGATGGCTGTGGTGAGAAGAACAAGCCTGGTGTCTACGCCAACGTCCACACATTTATCGACTGGATTAAAAGCAAGATCAACTGA